In Halalkalicoccus sp. CG83, a single genomic region encodes these proteins:
- a CDS encoding 2,3-butanediol dehydrogenase — protein MKAARFHNGGDVRVEDIENTPIGETDVRIEIEACGICGSDLHEYRVGPHITSREPNPRTGQSIPITLGHEFSGTVSEVGSNVSRITTGDRVTVEPNIPCSDCLYCEDGKYNLCKNATAVGFHTGTGGFAENAVVPEQQVHVLPDGVPLEDGALVEPLAVGLHAVRQSGLQAGDTIGVFGCGPIGLTVIHAAVAAGAKRIFVSEPNESRREVALELGADVGIDPMEEDAVDTIKEETDDGVEIAFEFAGIGPALNAAVQSTQHDGTITVGSLNDSEIQINMNDIVTTERTVVGTNCYGFPPRSFRTEFDAIIQSLAAGDIDTDAFVTGRIDLEDITEEGFEALLDSETDHVKILVEP, from the coding sequence ATGAAAGCAGCACGATTCCATAACGGAGGCGACGTTCGCGTAGAGGACATCGAAAACACCCCGATCGGAGAGACGGACGTCCGCATCGAGATCGAAGCCTGTGGTATCTGCGGGTCCGATCTACACGAGTACCGGGTCGGCCCACATATCACGTCCCGTGAACCGAACCCTCGAACCGGCCAAAGTATTCCGATCACCTTAGGCCACGAGTTCAGCGGGACGGTGAGCGAAGTCGGTTCGAACGTCTCACGCATTACCACCGGAGATCGCGTGACGGTCGAACCGAACATCCCCTGTAGCGACTGTCTCTACTGCGAAGACGGGAAGTACAATCTCTGTAAGAACGCCACAGCCGTCGGGTTCCATACCGGAACTGGCGGGTTCGCGGAGAACGCCGTCGTTCCCGAACAGCAGGTGCACGTCCTTCCCGATGGCGTCCCACTGGAGGACGGTGCGCTCGTCGAACCGCTCGCCGTCGGCCTCCACGCTGTTCGGCAGTCGGGGCTCCAAGCGGGCGACACGATCGGCGTGTTCGGCTGTGGTCCCATCGGGCTCACGGTCATCCACGCTGCGGTTGCAGCCGGGGCGAAGCGCATCTTCGTGTCGGAGCCGAACGAGAGCCGCCGCGAGGTCGCTCTCGAACTCGGTGCCGACGTCGGCATCGATCCGATGGAGGAAGACGCAGTCGACACGATCAAGGAAGAGACCGACGACGGTGTGGAGATCGCCTTCGAGTTCGCCGGAATCGGCCCCGCGTTAAACGCAGCCGTCCAGAGCACACAGCACGACGGAACGATCACGGTCGGGAGTCTCAACGACTCGGAGATCCAAATCAACATGAACGACATCGTCACGACCGAACGAACGGTGGTCGGGACGAACTGCTACGGATTCCCCCCGCGGTCGTTCAGGACCGAATTCGATGCCATCATCCAGTCGCTCGCAGCCGGCGACATCGACACCGACGCGTTCGTCACGGGCCGGATCGACCTGGAGGACATCACCGAGGAGGGGTTCGAGGCGTTACTCGACTCCGAGACCGACCACGTGAAAATCTTGGTCGAGCCATAG
- a CDS encoding hydroxypyruvate isomerase family protein, which translates to MIRPSICLEMIYEDVSFVDRIDRVADHGFDTVEFWTWPDKDLDAVEARLNEHDVSIAGMAANTEPRRPEELKRPLTDPTKQDAIVTDFEESIEVANRLDCPNLIVLVGPEVEHTHAEMYDSVVDCLREVAPTAEAAGITLIVEPLNTAVDHEGYFLERSSVGFDIVREVDSPAVKINFDIYHQQISEGNIISTVTENLDAIGHLHVADVPGRHEPGTGELNYPNILAAVDDAGYDRYVGFEYTAAVDDDRALTAIRELVTE; encoded by the coding sequence ATGATTCGACCGTCGATCTGTCTGGAGATGATCTACGAGGACGTGTCGTTCGTCGACCGCATCGATCGCGTCGCCGATCACGGCTTCGATACGGTCGAGTTCTGGACGTGGCCCGACAAGGACCTCGACGCCGTCGAGGCCCGTCTCAACGAACACGACGTGTCCATCGCCGGGATGGCCGCGAACACGGAACCTCGACGACCCGAGGAACTCAAGCGGCCGCTGACGGACCCGACAAAGCAGGACGCGATCGTCACCGATTTCGAGGAGTCGATCGAGGTCGCGAACCGACTCGACTGTCCGAACCTCATCGTCCTCGTCGGACCGGAGGTAGAGCACACGCACGCGGAGATGTACGACAGTGTCGTCGACTGCCTTCGAGAGGTCGCACCGACGGCCGAAGCCGCGGGTATCACCCTGATTGTCGAGCCACTCAACACCGCCGTCGATCACGAGGGCTACTTCCTCGAACGATCGAGCGTCGGCTTCGATATCGTCCGCGAAGTCGACAGTCCGGCGGTGAAGATCAACTTCGACATCTACCACCAGCAGATCAGCGAGGGAAACATCATCTCGACCGTGACGGAGAACCTCGACGCAATCGGCCACCTCCACGTCGCGGATGTTCCGGGCCGCCACGAGCCCGGAACGGGAGAGCTGAACTATCCGAACATTCTCGCAGCGGTCGACGACGCGGGATACGACCGCTACGTCGGCTTCGAGTACACCGCCGCGGTGGACGACGACAGGGCGCTGACCGCGATTCGAGAGCTGGTGACGGAGTAG
- a CDS encoding MDR/zinc-dependent alcohol dehydrogenase-like family protein has product MTRTNASYCAVPFFETTAYARHAIDVVNVLAPNGVATLQSLPISETFEIDAAFHAELVTTNKALLGVVNSRRDYFKAAAAWLDETPNELLDDLVSGVYRVKEIDETLADSDETIKTVVSFDR; this is encoded by the coding sequence ATCACACGCACAAATGCAAGCTATTGCGCTGTTCCCTTCTTCGAGACGACGGCATACGCGAGACACGCGATCGACGTCGTGAACGTACTGGCTCCCAACGGTGTCGCGACGCTCCAGAGCCTTCCGATATCGGAGACGTTCGAGATCGACGCCGCCTTCCACGCGGAACTCGTCACCACCAACAAGGCCCTTCTCGGGGTGGTCAACTCCCGACGCGACTACTTCAAGGCAGCCGCCGCGTGGCTTGACGAGACACCAAACGAACTGCTCGACGACTTGGTGTCCGGCGTGTACAGGGTCAAGGAGATCGACGAGACGCTCGCGGATTCGGACGAGACGATCAAGACGGTCGTCTCGTTCGATCGATGA
- a CDS encoding Gfo/Idh/MocA family protein yields the protein MTLTTGFLGYQFMGKAHANALDRLPMFFPDVPEVERSVLIGRNRDAVEEAADRFGFDRVETDWEAAIGDVDILYNLGPNHVHVEPTVAALENDIHVFCEKPLAPTLDEAQLMASAARQSDALAGVAFNYRYVPAMQLAKRMTDAGAFGDIRRFRGQYLQGWSADPDFPWSWRNDADMAGTGVLGDVGAHTIDLARWLVGEVDSVMGQLKTFVDERPVEGTDETRPVTTDDEYSALVDFESEAMGVMEGSRVATGHKGNNAIEVYGTDGGFRFDMERLNELEVMTGDNDSWERILVTDDDHPYMDAWWPTGHIIGWEHAFVHENYEFLSAVAEDGEYRPDFEDGLAIQEIVDAVKRSHRTGSRVTL from the coding sequence ATGACACTCACCACTGGCTTCCTCGGCTACCAATTTATGGGTAAAGCGCACGCGAACGCACTCGACAGGCTGCCGATGTTCTTCCCCGACGTGCCCGAGGTCGAGCGCTCGGTCCTCATCGGCCGGAATCGAGACGCCGTCGAGGAGGCTGCCGACCGGTTCGGCTTCGACCGCGTCGAAACCGACTGGGAAGCGGCCATCGGCGACGTCGACATCCTGTACAACCTCGGGCCGAACCATGTCCATGTCGAGCCGACCGTGGCCGCCCTGGAGAACGACATCCACGTCTTCTGTGAGAAACCGCTTGCACCTACACTCGACGAAGCCCAACTAATGGCCTCAGCCGCACGCCAGAGTGACGCCCTTGCCGGCGTGGCGTTCAACTATCGCTACGTGCCCGCGATGCAACTGGCAAAACGGATGACCGACGCCGGCGCGTTCGGCGACATCCGGCGGTTCCGCGGGCAGTACTTGCAAGGCTGGTCCGCGGATCCGGACTTCCCGTGGTCGTGGCGCAACGATGCCGACATGGCCGGGACAGGCGTCCTCGGCGATGTCGGGGCCCACACGATCGACCTCGCCCGATGGCTCGTCGGGGAAGTCGACTCGGTCATGGGCCAGCTCAAGACCTTCGTCGACGAGCGCCCCGTCGAGGGAACGGACGAGACGCGACCGGTGACGACCGACGACGAGTACTCCGCCCTCGTGGACTTCGAATCGGAGGCGATGGGCGTCATGGAGGGGTCACGCGTCGCGACGGGACACAAGGGGAATAACGCCATCGAAGTGTATGGAACGGACGGGGGCTTCCGGTTTGATATGGAGCGGCTGAACGAACTGGAAGTGATGACCGGAGACAACGATAGCTGGGAGCGCATCCTGGTTACCGACGACGACCATCCGTATATGGACGCATGGTGGCCAACGGGCCACATCATCGGCTGGGAACACGCCTTCGTTCACGAGAACTACGAGTTCCTCTCCGCGGTCGCGGAGGACGGTGAGTACAGACCGGACTTTGAGGACGGTCTCGCCATCCAGGAGATAGTTGACGCGGTCAAGCGGAGCCACCGTACTGGTTCGCGCGTGACGCTCTGA
- a CDS encoding ABC transporter permease, with amino-acid sequence MGAETQTANFDRVTAPIIEYLIKYPVLVAILTWLGVTGIFVVLNPSVMTQANIWGNIFRQTALIGPVAIMVAVLMIGGDFDMTVGANYAMSAMAFILIINQGIPPVVAILMTLALGGMVGLLNGAMVTATGIHSFIITLGGWFSIRGALLLLFSGSARLESDVALMQIFSYEFGAGFEALVLWMFLVLLGALYLVHRTSYGNHLYAVGSDKDAARARGIRVTRTRIIAFTLTGMAASFAGLMHVARFGSARPVLQTELPLVAIAAAVLGGCALFGGRGSPNAGFFGALTFGTFGAGLVAAGASSSWYQFFVGIVLVGAVVFNRYVDRLRQEKR; translated from the coding sequence ATGGGTGCGGAAACACAGACTGCAAATTTCGATAGAGTCACAGCCCCGATAATCGAGTATCTAATAAAGTATCCTGTACTGGTTGCCATCCTGACATGGCTCGGCGTCACCGGGATATTCGTCGTCCTGAACCCATCAGTGATGACTCAGGCGAACATCTGGGGGAACATCTTCCGCCAGACGGCACTGATCGGTCCGGTAGCGATCATGGTCGCCGTACTGATGATCGGTGGCGACTTCGACATGACCGTCGGTGCCAACTACGCAATGTCGGCGATGGCTTTCATCCTCATTATCAATCAGGGGATCCCCCCAGTCGTTGCGATCCTCATGACCCTCGCACTGGGTGGCATGGTCGGGTTACTAAATGGGGCCATGGTGACGGCCACCGGCATCCACTCCTTTATCATCACGCTGGGCGGCTGGTTCTCCATCCGGGGGGCCCTGCTGTTGCTCTTCAGCGGGAGCGCGAGGCTGGAAAGCGATGTCGCGCTCATGCAGATCTTCAGCTACGAATTCGGTGCCGGTTTCGAGGCGCTGGTCCTGTGGATGTTCCTCGTCTTGCTCGGGGCGCTGTACCTCGTCCACCGGACGAGCTACGGGAACCATCTCTATGCGGTCGGGAGCGACAAGGACGCCGCACGCGCCAGGGGTATTCGAGTTACCCGGACTCGTATCATCGCGTTCACGCTGACCGGTATGGCCGCCTCGTTCGCTGGCTTGATGCACGTCGCACGGTTCGGGTCTGCCCGTCCCGTTCTCCAGACGGAACTCCCGCTGGTGGCAATCGCGGCAGCCGTCCTTGGCGGCTGCGCACTGTTCGGCGGCCGGGGGAGCCCGAACGCAGGATTCTTCGGCGCGCTGACCTTCGGGACGTTCGGTGCCGGATTGGTCGCGGCTGGCGCGAGTTCGTCCTGGTACCAGTTCTTCGTCGGAATAGTCCTCGTCGGTGCAGTGGTGTTCAACAGGTACGTTGATCGGCTACGACAGGAAAAACGGTGA
- a CDS encoding ATP-binding cassette domain-containing protein: protein MSERNQLLRLNDIKKSFGSIRALEGVSLEVNEGEVLALIGDNGAGKSTLIKSIVGYHQPDSGEIYWKGERVNFKNPDEALERGISVVYQDMELIPSLTVARNLFLGKEPTNRFGQLDFDLMYDETKKVLDDIGLASMNDPELPAENLSGGEAQSIKIGRALHFDADLLILDEPLRNLSVKESEKVLETVERTKEQGIGTIYISHNIFNAYDVADRFHLLDSGRTIDEFTKEEIGSPKELIEQMKKVATQRPSP from the coding sequence ATGAGCGAAAGAAACCAACTACTACGGCTGAACGACATCAAGAAGAGTTTCGGTTCCATCCGGGCACTCGAAGGAGTGTCCCTGGAAGTGAACGAAGGGGAGGTCCTCGCACTCATCGGCGACAACGGTGCCGGCAAAAGCACCCTCATCAAGTCCATCGTCGGTTACCACCAGCCCGATTCAGGCGAGATCTACTGGAAGGGCGAGCGCGTCAACTTCAAGAACCCTGACGAAGCTCTAGAGCGGGGGATCAGCGTCGTCTACCAGGACATGGAGCTGATCCCGTCGCTGACGGTCGCCCGAAACCTGTTTCTCGGCAAGGAGCCGACGAACCGCTTTGGACAGCTCGACTTCGACCTGATGTACGACGAGACGAAGAAGGTCCTGGACGACATCGGTCTGGCGTCGATGAACGACCCCGAGTTGCCGGCGGAGAACCTCTCAGGCGGCGAAGCCCAAAGCATCAAGATCGGCCGAGCCCTACACTTCGATGCGGACCTCTTGATCCTCGATGAACCGCTCCGTAACCTCTCGGTGAAAGAATCCGAGAAGGTCCTAGAGACGGTCGAGCGGACGAAAGAGCAGGGGATCGGCACCATATACATTTCGCACAACATCTTTAACGCCTACGATGTCGCCGATCGATTCCACCTCCTCGATTCGGGTAGGACGATAGATGAGTTCACCAAGGAGGAGATCGGTAGCCCGAAGGAACTAATCGAGCAGATGAAGAAGGTCGCCACGCAGAGACCTTCCCCGTAG
- a CDS encoding substrate-binding domain-containing protein, protein MIPRQLPDSFESEQLSRRQALATIGAAGVASLAGCAGGDGGSGGGGNQAQDIEIRYIPHGAPSEDPFWEAQQQSWDTAVDQLGVEAAYQAPEESSNFPEQVDNIETAIDAGVDGIAVTLPDPPLFQDALQRAADEGIYVTVTNVTERGEKTMPWQGYIGQDEAEVGEALASQTLPLFESEAGSPPSGVVILNHDPGHSALQLRQEGIQSVLSDNNVPHDWIEVPPGDPSGVISQLGSHRASNPDVNLVFSLGPAPGEAALGYIQDEGLEGEVYHAGVDISQDQANAIEEGYNLAQVIQQPALQGYLAAHYLASNIQWGILTPEHTPTGPTFVSADNVDTVLTQIETFGVA, encoded by the coding sequence ATGATTCCCAGGCAGCTCCCTGACAGCTTTGAGTCCGAACAGCTATCCCGGCGCCAAGCATTGGCGACGATCGGTGCGGCCGGAGTGGCCAGCCTCGCCGGATGTGCCGGCGGTGATGGTGGGTCCGGAGGCGGCGGCAATCAAGCGCAAGACATCGAGATACGGTACATTCCACACGGAGCGCCAAGTGAGGACCCGTTCTGGGAGGCCCAACAGCAGAGCTGGGACACTGCCGTCGACCAGCTCGGCGTGGAGGCAGCCTATCAAGCTCCGGAGGAATCATCGAATTTCCCCGAACAGGTTGATAATATCGAAACAGCCATCGACGCTGGCGTGGACGGTATCGCGGTAACGTTACCCGATCCGCCGCTATTCCAAGACGCGCTCCAGCGCGCCGCCGACGAGGGTATCTACGTAACCGTCACAAATGTCACCGAGAGAGGCGAGAAAACAATGCCCTGGCAAGGGTACATTGGCCAAGACGAGGCTGAGGTTGGCGAGGCATTGGCAAGTCAGACGCTCCCTCTGTTCGAGAGTGAAGCCGGCTCCCCACCGAGCGGTGTCGTGATTCTCAACCACGACCCGGGTCACTCGGCGCTCCAGCTCCGCCAAGAGGGGATCCAGAGTGTTCTTAGCGATAATAACGTCCCCCACGACTGGATCGAGGTACCACCGGGTGATCCCTCGGGCGTGATCAGCCAGCTCGGCAGCCATCGCGCGAGCAATCCCGACGTGAACCTCGTCTTCTCACTCGGCCCGGCACCTGGGGAGGCAGCGTTAGGCTACATCCAGGACGAAGGCCTCGAGGGCGAGGTGTACCACGCTGGCGTCGATATCTCCCAAGACCAGGCCAACGCGATCGAAGAGGGTTACAATCTGGCACAAGTCATACAGCAACCGGCATTACAGGGCTACCTGGCGGCTCACTACCTCGCGTCAAATATCCAGTGGGGTATTCTGACCCCGGAGCACACGCCAACGGGCCCGACGTTCGTTAGCGCGGACAATGTCGACACAGTCCTGACGCAGATCGAGACGTTCGGCGTCGCCTGA
- a CDS encoding VOC family protein, which produces MDIAVPDIGIEVPEISQIAFVTENLDEAMERYRRTLGIEPWDVYYIGPPEHEDGYYYGEPTNPAFDIGYAECGDLEVEIIEPLEGSSVHRDFLDEHGEGIHHIACFEFDDPYNAAETITNSGIPIVQEGKWYDTHYIYFDTTDLLDGLYFETLAGGDIDPGPKYVYPMSSDGDATEDDINY; this is translated from the coding sequence ATGGATATTGCTGTTCCAGATATAGGCATTGAAGTTCCGGAGATCAGCCAAATCGCATTCGTCACCGAAAATCTCGATGAGGCCATGGAGCGCTACCGGCGGACTCTTGGTATCGAACCTTGGGATGTCTACTACATTGGTCCACCGGAACACGAGGACGGATACTACTACGGTGAGCCGACGAATCCGGCGTTTGATATCGGATACGCCGAATGTGGCGATCTCGAAGTTGAAATCATTGAACCGCTTGAGGGCTCTAGTGTTCACCGAGACTTCCTCGATGAACATGGCGAAGGAATTCATCATATCGCCTGCTTCGAGTTCGATGATCCGTACAACGCCGCCGAGACGATCACGAATTCGGGAATTCCGATCGTACAAGAAGGGAAGTGGTATGATACGCACTACATATATTTCGATACGACCGATCTACTGGATGGACTTTACTTCGAGACACTCGCGGGGGGTGACATCGACCCAGGCCCGAAGTACGTCTATCCGATGTCGAGTGATGGCGACGCTACCGAGGACGATATAAATTACTGA
- a CDS encoding sugar phosphate isomerase/epimerase family protein, protein MRRAHTAADLSAEFIGMFPPQRGLLDDDDLLETWITRVCDAAADTGVTPLLHHDATHIEQPDETEAWFERCPENLGLLWDSAHEYLYGENAFSEDVTDGIERFADDIEYVHLKDINPMSYFPDYIEALSSGTFNLANVILFYYALSDLGDSVIDFEGVADVLSEIGYDSHVTIEMEKQTTDTLVHAKRTFDHWLAARSE, encoded by the coding sequence TTGCGAAGGGCGCACACCGCGGCCGACCTCAGCGCGGAGTTCATCGGGATGTTTCCGCCTCAACGGGGACTCCTCGACGACGACGATCTATTAGAGACGTGGATAACGCGCGTCTGTGACGCCGCGGCGGACACAGGCGTCACGCCGCTGCTCCACCACGACGCGACGCATATCGAGCAGCCCGATGAAACCGAAGCATGGTTCGAGCGTTGTCCCGAGAATCTCGGACTGCTCTGGGACAGTGCACACGAGTATCTGTACGGCGAGAACGCGTTCAGCGAGGACGTCACCGACGGCATTGAGCGGTTCGCCGACGACATCGAGTACGTTCACCTCAAAGATATCAATCCAATGTCCTATTTCCCTGACTACATCGAGGCGCTGTCCTCTGGCACGTTCAACCTCGCGAACGTCATCCTGTTCTACTACGCACTCTCCGACCTCGGAGATAGCGTGATCGACTTCGAAGGCGTCGCGGATGTGCTCTCCGAGATCGGGTACGATAGCCACGTTACCATCGAAATGGAGAAGCAGACGACCGACACGCTGGTCCACGCCAAGCGAACCTTTGACCACTGGCTCGCCGCGAGGAGCGAATAG
- a CDS encoding sugar phosphate isomerase/epimerase family protein gives MGLGYATLMYDPDEIVSEGLGDIAACRYDGVEIGFPKVNAIGIDTLEDRLEEYDLELYCVMAGWLNDEEDVEEAIEGTETAAALGAEFLGILPPPRGVVDDETFGRWIDEIGAAADDAGVVPVLHHHAGAHVEQPEEIRRWLDDGPDNLELVFDTAHYYAYGDVAEGIERFADAIAYVHLKDIDPPSDFDSHVANLSAGKVDYDSIVTYFGSFIDLGDGVLDFSAVDQALDRIDYDGHQTVEIENQRSLPLVHAKRNITHLRKATDR, from the coding sequence ATGGGTCTTGGATACGCGACCCTCATGTACGACCCCGACGAGATCGTCTCGGAGGGCCTCGGTGACATCGCCGCCTGTCGGTATGACGGCGTCGAGATCGGGTTCCCGAAAGTCAACGCGATCGGAATCGACACGCTTGAGGACCGCCTCGAGGAGTACGACCTCGAGCTCTACTGCGTGATGGCCGGTTGGCTGAACGACGAGGAGGACGTAGAGGAGGCCATCGAGGGGACCGAAACGGCGGCCGCCCTCGGCGCGGAGTTCCTCGGCATCCTTCCGCCGCCGCGGGGCGTCGTCGACGATGAGACGTTCGGGCGGTGGATCGACGAGATCGGTGCGGCCGCGGACGACGCCGGCGTCGTTCCCGTTCTCCATCATCACGCCGGCGCCCACGTCGAGCAACCCGAGGAGATCCGCCGGTGGCTCGACGATGGGCCGGATAATCTCGAACTGGTGTTCGACACCGCTCACTACTACGCCTACGGCGACGTCGCCGAAGGGATTGAGCGATTCGCGGACGCCATCGCCTATGTCCACCTCAAGGACATCGACCCGCCGTCGGATTTCGACAGCCACGTCGCGAACCTGAGCGCCGGCAAGGTCGATTACGACAGCATCGTCACCTACTTCGGTTCGTTCATCGACCTCGGTGACGGCGTCCTCGATTTCAGTGCGGTCGATCAAGCGCTTGACCGCATCGACTACGACGGCCACCAGACGGTCGAGATCGAAAATCAGCGGTCACTGCCGTTGGTCCACGCCAAACGTAACATCACCCATCTGCGCAAGGCGACCGATCGGTAG
- a CDS encoding TIGR03557 family F420-dependent LLM class oxidoreductase produces MVAIDYMAHQEQYSPSELLEYAGLAEEAGYDFVWTSDHFHPWFHTDAEAGFAWSWLGAASQQLDLPIGTYVTPAAEHYHPGMIAQAFATIGEMHDDRVVLGLSTGEAMNEKPLDHEWPEYDVRRDRLEETIEIVLELFERDDFVSYDGEHFGLDDAHLYTKPKTRPEVHVAANGPSTARLAARYADGFMTVITGEEFTERLYPAVRRYAREEGRDPDEIETTVLVIVSYDEDYEQAYEATRPWWATTQDVFDRAIADPRKIEALGEQATREEVEEKFLIADDPSKIAAEIEHLEEMGFDRIALANTSPEPERLFEVMGTDVIPSL; encoded by the coding sequence ATGGTCGCGATCGATTACATGGCCCACCAGGAGCAGTACAGCCCGAGCGAACTACTCGAGTATGCCGGACTCGCCGAGGAGGCCGGCTACGACTTCGTCTGGACCTCCGATCACTTCCACCCGTGGTTCCACACCGACGCCGAAGCGGGCTTCGCGTGGTCGTGGCTCGGGGCCGCGAGCCAGCAACTCGACCTGCCGATCGGAACCTACGTGACTCCCGCCGCCGAGCACTACCATCCCGGGATGATCGCGCAGGCGTTCGCCACCATCGGGGAGATGCACGATGACCGGGTCGTACTGGGACTCTCCACCGGCGAGGCGATGAACGAGAAGCCGCTCGATCACGAATGGCCGGAGTACGACGTGCGCCGCGATCGGCTCGAGGAGACCATCGAGATCGTCCTCGAACTGTTCGAACGCGACGACTTCGTTAGCTATGACGGTGAGCACTTCGGGCTCGACGACGCACACCTCTACACGAAGCCGAAGACCCGCCCGGAGGTCCACGTCGCCGCCAACGGCCCGAGCACCGCGCGACTCGCAGCACGCTACGCCGACGGGTTCATGACGGTCATTACCGGTGAGGAGTTCACCGAGCGACTCTACCCCGCGGTCCGGCGGTACGCTCGCGAGGAGGGGCGCGATCCCGACGAGATAGAGACGACGGTGCTGGTGATCGTCTCCTACGACGAGGACTACGAGCAAGCCTACGAGGCCACCCGTCCGTGGTGGGCAACGACCCAAGACGTGTTCGATCGGGCGATCGCCGATCCCAGGAAGATCGAGGCCCTCGGCGAGCAGGCCACGCGCGAGGAGGTCGAGGAGAAGTTCCTGATTGCGGACGATCCGTCCAAGATCGCTGCGGAGATCGAGCATCTCGAAGAGATGGGCTTCGATCGGATCGCGCTCGCGAACACCAGCCCGGAGCCCGAGCGGCTGTTCGAAGTCATGGGAACCGACGTGATTCCCTCGCTGTAA